In Bufo gargarizans isolate SCDJY-AF-19 unplaced genomic scaffold, ASM1485885v1 original_scaffold_2115_pilon, whole genome shotgun sequence, one DNA window encodes the following:
- the LOC122923980 gene encoding uncharacterized protein LOC122923980 isoform X1 — MEGRPPVKRITRGAKTKDEFCQDSRASSRSQEGWRPGGGAAQERVEARRWCSSGAGGGQEVVQLRSGWRPGGGAAQERVEARRWCSSGAGGGQEVVQLRSGWRPGGGATQERVEARRWCNSGAGGGQEVVQLRSGWRPGGGAAQERVEARRWCSSGAGGGQEVVQLRSGWRPGGGAAQERVEARRWCSSGAGGGQEVVQLRSGWRPGGGAAQERVEARRGWRPRRVETRRRWGTGQEWVEGRYFYPACTHTMLMTLFDMFGDLLLAPRVIFFTVPRLSMFSPLVVPLGPRCAVPSFSSRICARTRFCVHGTERFGLCWLVFTTRVCNTNLSKKWPLCSMTLHSHSLCLCVV, encoded by the exons ATGGAAGGACGGCCACCAGTAAAGAGGATCACTCGAGGTGCAAAAACAAAGGACGAGTTTTGTCAAGACTCAAGAGCTTCATCCAGGAGTCAAGAGGGGTGGAGGCCAGGAGGTGGTGCAGCTCAGGAGCGGGTGGAGGCCAGGAGGTGGTGCAGCTCAGGAGCGGGTGGAGGCCAGGAGGTGGTGCAGCTCAGGAGCGGGTGGAGGCCAGGAGGTGGTGCAGCTCAGGAGCGGGTGGAGGCCAGGAGGTGGTGCAGCTCAGGAGCGGGTGGAGGCCAGGAGGTGGTGCAGCTCAGGAGCGGGTGGAGGCCAGGAGGTGGTGCAACTCAGGAGCGGGTGGAGGCCAGGAGGTGGTGCAACTCAGGAGCGGGTGGAGGCCAGGAGGTGGTGCAGCTCAGGAGCGGGTGGAGGCCAGGAGGTGGTGCAGCTCAGGAGCGGGTGGAGGCCAGGAGGTGGTGCAGCTCAGGAGCGGGTGGAGGCCAGGAGGTGGTGCAGCTCAGGAGCGGGTGGAGGCCAGGAGGTGGTGCAGCTCAGGAGCGGGTGGAGGCCAGGAGGTGGTGCAGCTCAGGAGCGGGTGGAGGCCAGGAG GTGGTGCAGCTCAGGAGCGGGTGGAGGCCAGGAGGTGGTGCAGCTCAGGAGCGGGTGGAGGCCAGGAGGGGTTGGAGGCCAAGAAGGGTGGAGACCAGGAGGAGGTGGGGTACAGGTCAGGAGTGGGTGGAGGGCAGGTATTTTTACCCAGCATGCACCCATACAATGCTGATGACACTTTTTGATATGTTTGGAGACCTCTTGCTTGCACCTCGGGTGATCTTCTTTACTGTTCCCCGGCTTTCCATGTTCTCACCACTAGTTGTCCCTCTTGGGCCACGTTGTGCAGTTCCGTCATTTTCTTCTAGAATATGCGCCCGCACCCGTTTCTGTGTACATGGGACTGAGAGGTTTGGCCTTTGCTGGTTAGTGTTCACCACACGTGTCTGCAACACAAACCTGTCTAAAAAGTGGCCTCTGTGTAGTATGACCCTGCACTCACACTCCCTGTGCCTCTGTGTAGTATGA
- the LOC122923980 gene encoding uncharacterized protein LOC122923980 isoform X2, which translates to MEGRPPVKRITRGAKTKDEFCQDSRASSRSQEGWRPGGGAAQERVEARRWCSSGAGGGQEVVQLRSGWRPGGGAAQERVEARRWCSSGAGGGQEVVQLRSGWRPGGGATQERVEARRWCNSGAGGGQEVVQLRSGWRPGGGAAQERVEARRWCSSGAGGGQEVVQLRSGWRPGGGAAQERVEARRWCSSGAGGGQEVVQLRSGWRPGGGAAQERVEARRGWRPRRVETRRRWGTGQEWVEGRYFYPACTHTMLMTLFDMFGDLLLAPRVIFFTVPRLSMFSPLVVPLGPRCAVPSFSSRICARTRFCVHGTERFGLCWLVFTTRVCNTNLSKKWPLCSMTLHSHSLCLCVV; encoded by the exons ATGGAAGGACGGCCACCAGTAAAGAGGATCACTCGAGGTGCAAAAACAAAGGACGAGTTTTGTCAAGACTCAAGAGCTTCATCCAGGAGTCAAGAGGGGTGGAGGCCAGGAGGTGGTGCAGCTCAGGAGCGGGTGGAGGCCAGGAGGTGGTGCAGCTCAGGAGCGGGTGGAGGCCAGGAGGTGGTGCAGCTCAGGAGCGGGTGGAGGCCAGGAGGTGGTGCAGCTCAGGAGCGGGTGGAGGCCAGGAGGTGGTGCAGCTCAGGAGCGGGTGGAGGCCAGGAGGTGGTGCAGCTCAGGAGCGGGTGGAGGCCAGGAGGTGGTGCAACTCAGGAGCGGGTGGAGGCCAGGAGGTGGTGCAACTCAGGAGCGGGTGGAGGCCAGGAGGTGGTGCAGCTCAGGAGCGGGTGGAGGCCAGGAGGTGGTGCAGCTCAGGAGCGGGTGGAGGCCAGGAGGTGGTGCAGCTCAGGAGCGGGTGGAGGCCAGGAGGTGGTGCAGCTCAGGAGCGGGTGGAGGCCAGGAGGTGGTGCAGCTCAGGAGCGGGTGGAGGCCAGGAGGTGGTGCAGCTCAGGAGCGGGTGGAGGCCAGGAGGTGGTGCAGCTCAGGAGCGGGTGGAGGCCAGGAGGTGGTGCAGCTCAGGAGCGGGTGGAGGCCAGGAG GGGTTGGAGGCCAAGAAGGGTGGAGACCAGGAGGAGGTGGGGTACAGGTCAGGAGTGGGTGGAGGGCAGGTATTTTTACCCAGCATGCACCCATACAATGCTGATGACACTTTTTGATATGTTTGGAGACCTCTTGCTTGCACCTCGGGTGATCTTCTTTACTGTTCCCCGGCTTTCCATGTTCTCACCACTAGTTGTCCCTCTTGGGCCACGTTGTGCAGTTCCGTCATTTTCTTCTAGAATATGCGCCCGCACCCGTTTCTGTGTACATGGGACTGAGAGGTTTGGCCTTTGCTGGTTAGTGTTCACCACACGTGTCTGCAACACAAACCTGTCTAAAAAGTGGCCTCTGTGTAGTATGACCCTGCACTCACACTCCCTGTGCCTCTGTGTAGTATGA